The genomic stretch CTTTCGTGATATTGGCCGCAAAAATCGATGACAAGCCCCAAATCGCAGTGATAATTGAGGAGGAGTTGGTAAAAAGCAAGGGTTTGAACGCAGGTCAGATCGTCAGGGAATTGGCAAAGGAAATCCAAGGAGGAGGCGGAGGACAGCCGTTCTTTGCCACTGCAGGTGGAAAAAATCTCGATGGACTGGCAAAAGTAGTGGACAAGGCCAGGGAGTTATATCTTTAGAAAACAGAAAAACACGAGCGGATGCTAAGTGAAGAAATAAAGGATAAATATCAGTTGGTCATCGGACTGGAAGTGCATGCGCAGCTAATGACGGAAAGCAAAATGTTTGCTGCTGATGCCAATGAATATGGGAAATCTCCCAATACCCAGATTTCGGTGATTACCTTGGGGCACCCTGGTACCTTACCAAAGGTCAACCGGAAAGCTATAGCCTTCGCCATCAAGATGGGATTGGCCTGTAATTCGGAGATTACCCGGCACAATGTATTTGCCCGAAAAAACTACTTCTATCCGGATCTGCCCAAAGGATATCAACTTACTCAGGACAAGGGCCCGATATGTGTAGGAGGGACAGTTCCGATCCAGTTGGCAGACGGCACCAAGAAAGAAGTGATCCTGAACCGTGTGCACATGGAAGAGGATGCGGGCAAGTCTATTCACCTGGCTGGAGAGCCTGATACGTTAGTTGATTTCAACCGTGCGGGTACGCCGTTGATTGAGATTGTAACCGAACCTGATATCAATAGCCCGGAAGAAGCCTATGCTTTTCTGGTGGAGGTGAAGAAACTGGTGAAATACCTTGATATCTGTGATGGCAATATGGAAGAAGGGTCGCTTCGCTGTGATGCCAACGTATCTGTAAAGCTGAAAGGTGCTAAGGAACTAGGCAAAAAAGTGGAGGTGAAAAACATGAATTCCTTCAGGAATGTGTTCCGTGCCATTGAGCACGAACATGAGCGCCTGATAGGTCTTATAGAAGCTGGGGAGGAAGTTATTTCTGAAACCAGAACCTTTGATGCAAATACAGGGCTTACAGCCAGCATGCGTACCAAAGAAGATCTGAACGATTATAGATATTTCCCTGAGCCTGATTTGAGCCCAGTAGTGATCTCTGACGAATGGCTAAGTGCTGTCAAAGCTACCATGCCTGTTTTGCCAAGAGATCTGCACAGGAAATTTGTGGAAACCTACGGATTGCCGGCATATGATGCCAGTTTTCTGACAGAATCAAAGGATGTCGCCTTATGGTTTGATGAGCTTTGTGGCAAAACCCAAAACTATAAAGCAGCGTCTAACTGGATGATGGGCTCGGTAAAATCAACGCTAAATGAGCAATCATTGAGCATAAAGGATTTTCCCGTGAGCACAGATTCTCTGGCCGGGTTGATTGCTTTGGTAGATGAAAATAAAGTAAGCAACAGTGCGGCATCACAGAATATCTTTCCGGAAATGCTACTCAATGCTGCTGAAAGTCCATTAGAAATAGCCCAACGACTCAACCTGCTACAGGAAAGTGATGAATCCTCCCTGAAGCCGATTGTTGAAGAGGTGTTAGCTGCGAATGCTGCTAAAGTGAAGGAATACAGATCAGGTAAAAAGGGGCTGATGGGGCTATTTATGGGGCAAGTGATGAAAAAGTCTCAAGGAAAGGCAGACCCTAAAGTGGCGACAAAACTATTGACAGAATTATTAGATAATTAATCCATGCTGAATCGAATGAACGTAATCCTTTTGCTTACCATAGTCTCCCTTTTCTCTTGTGGGGAAAAGAAATCAAATGATGGAAAAGTAGAGATCTCCGGTACTATTGAGAATGCACCTGATGGTGTGATACTATTGTCCCAATTCACTGATAATCGTCCAAAAGTACTCGATACCTTGGTATTGGATAATAAAGGTGGGTTTAAGTATGAGTTGGAAGTAGATTCGCCCACATTTTATGAATTGAATCTATATGGACAGAAGCTAGTTCGCCTTGCCCTTTACAAGGATGATGTGAATCTTGGGTATGATTTTTCTAAGCCTGAAAATCTGGTAATTGAAGGGTCTCAGGATTCTAAAGAAATGCTCAAGATTGAAGAGCTGATGGAATCCTACCAGGCGAAAGTTAATGCGCTCAACGAAGCCTATTACAGTGCAATGAGTGACAATGATACGGAAGCAATCAAACAGATACAGACTGATGCTATGGCGCTGGAAAGTAATCAGGCAGCTGAGGTAAAAAGTGTCATCAACAGCATGGGAGATAGTTTTGCTTCTCTTGCCGCGATAGGATTGCTCAATCCTAAAAATGAGTTTCAGTTTATGGATAGTTTGGTAGCCAAACTGGATGAGAGATATCCTGAGACTAAGACGATTGTACAGCTGAAGCAGCAACTGGATGAGATGAGGGCACTTTCTATGGGGCAGGTTGCTCCGGAAATAGAGTTGCCAAACCCTGCCGGCGAAACGGTAAAGCTATCTGATTTGCGAGGTAAGTATGTGATGATTGATTTTTGGGCTGCTTGGTGTAAGCCTTGTCGTGAAGAAAATCCTAACGTAGTTGAACTGTATAACGAGTATAAAGATAAGGGCTTCGAGGTGTTTGGGGTTTCACTTGACCGTACCAAGGAAGCTTGGGTGGACGCTATTGAAGAAGATGGATTGACCTGGACGCAGGTATCCGATTTGAAATATTTCAATTCTGTTGCTGCTGAGATGTATCAGATCAATGCTATTCCAGCTACTTATCTGATTGATCCGGATGGTAAAATCATAGGCAAAGACCTGCGTGGTCCTAGCTTAAGAGCGAAGTTGGCTGAGATTTTTGAATAGGATTCTTCTAAACTGCCCCTAACAAAAAAGCCTTCTGGAATTGACCAGAAGGCTTTTTTGTGGAGCAGGTAAACATGAAAGGAAGGAAGAAAAAGTACCAAACAGTCCTTCCTTTAAAAATCGTGTCATTGAAAAAGGAATAGCAAAAGTTGTTTATCACCCAGGACAAATCTACTGAAAAGATTCAAAAGAAAAACAATCTTAAAGTTATTCTTATTGAATTAAATATTAATTTTTCCTGATTTAGGTTTAATATTCCTTGAAAATTAATAATCCGTTAAAAAATCAACTATTTCGCTATTTTTTCATAACTGGCTATGACACCTCTTACCATCGCTGAACTGAATCCTTGATGTTCCATTTCATTCAGTCCTACGATAGTACATCCTTTTGGAGTGGTTACTTTATCGATTGCCGCCTCAGGATGCATGTTTTTTTGAATCATCAGTTCGGCCGCTCCTTTCACGGTTTGATTCACGATCTTGCTAGCCGTCACTGAGTCAAAACCTATCTGTATTCCTCCTTGGATCATCGCCCGCATAAATCTCAGGACATAGGCAATCCCACAGGCACCCAATACAGTTGCTGCTTCCATCAGGCTTTCATCTATGGGGATAGTGAACCCTATACCATCAAACAGCTCTGATACTAGCCCGATTTGTTCAGCGTTAGCATTTTGTGCGCAGATGCAAGTGACAGACTCCTGTATATCCGCTGCAATATTGGGCATAGCCCGGAAGGTGATGGTAGAAGGATCTACCACTTCATACATTTCTGCCAGCGTAATGCCTGTGGCTAAGGAAATGATTATTTGTTTTTTTGGGTCTAAAGCAGGTTTGATTTCGTTTAGAATGGGAGCGATGTTATAGGGTTTCACCCCTAGGATCACTATATCTGCCTGCGCAGCTGCTGAGAGATTATCACTTTGTACATTCACACCCAATACAGCATAAGCACTCAAGCTTTCAAGGTGTCTCTTGGTGAGTGTTAGATTTTTCGGATCAAAATCTTCCCGTCTTAACAGCCCGTTAGCGATAGACGCTCCCAAATTTCCACAGCCTATAATGGCTATTTTCATGTTCGAAATCATAGAAACTATAATTATTGATTGTATTTATTGTTTAAAGGTAAACAAATAGGCTGTTTTTCTGTGGATCCCTAAAATATTATGAGTGTGGAATGAGTT from Algoriphagus sp. NG3 encodes the following:
- the proC gene encoding pyrroline-5-carboxylate reductase, giving the protein MISNMKIAIIGCGNLGASIANGLLRREDFDPKNLTLTKRHLESLSAYAVLGVNVQSDNLSAAAQADIVILGVKPYNIAPILNEIKPALDPKKQIIISLATGITLAEMYEVVDPSTITFRAMPNIAADIQESVTCICAQNANAEQIGLVSELFDGIGFTIPIDESLMEAATVLGACGIAYVLRFMRAMIQGGIQIGFDSVTASKIVNQTVKGAAELMIQKNMHPEAAIDKVTTPKGCTIVGLNEMEHQGFSSAMVRGVIASYEKIAK
- the gatB gene encoding Asp-tRNA(Asn)/Glu-tRNA(Gln) amidotransferase subunit GatB, encoding MLSEEIKDKYQLVIGLEVHAQLMTESKMFAADANEYGKSPNTQISVITLGHPGTLPKVNRKAIAFAIKMGLACNSEITRHNVFARKNYFYPDLPKGYQLTQDKGPICVGGTVPIQLADGTKKEVILNRVHMEEDAGKSIHLAGEPDTLVDFNRAGTPLIEIVTEPDINSPEEAYAFLVEVKKLVKYLDICDGNMEEGSLRCDANVSVKLKGAKELGKKVEVKNMNSFRNVFRAIEHEHERLIGLIEAGEEVISETRTFDANTGLTASMRTKEDLNDYRYFPEPDLSPVVISDEWLSAVKATMPVLPRDLHRKFVETYGLPAYDASFLTESKDVALWFDELCGKTQNYKAASNWMMGSVKSTLNEQSLSIKDFPVSTDSLAGLIALVDENKVSNSAASQNIFPEMLLNAAESPLEIAQRLNLLQESDESSLKPIVEEVLAANAAKVKEYRSGKKGLMGLFMGQVMKKSQGKADPKVATKLLTELLDN
- a CDS encoding TlpA disulfide reductase family protein, with product MNVILLLTIVSLFSCGEKKSNDGKVEISGTIENAPDGVILLSQFTDNRPKVLDTLVLDNKGGFKYELEVDSPTFYELNLYGQKLVRLALYKDDVNLGYDFSKPENLVIEGSQDSKEMLKIEELMESYQAKVNALNEAYYSAMSDNDTEAIKQIQTDAMALESNQAAEVKSVINSMGDSFASLAAIGLLNPKNEFQFMDSLVAKLDERYPETKTIVQLKQQLDEMRALSMGQVAPEIELPNPAGETVKLSDLRGKYVMIDFWAAWCKPCREENPNVVELYNEYKDKGFEVFGVSLDRTKEAWVDAIEEDGLTWTQVSDLKYFNSVAAEMYQINAIPATYLIDPDGKIIGKDLRGPSLRAKLAEIFE